Proteins encoded by one window of Rouxiella chamberiensis:
- the corC gene encoding CNNM family magnesium/cobalt transport protein CorC (CorC(YbeX) belongs to the Cyclin M Mg2+ Exporter (CNNM) family, and was characterized as belonging to a set of three proteins, at least one of which must be present for CorA to function.): MSDDHPQNSDSPSPKKGFFSLMLSQLFHGEPKNRGDLLELIRDSEQNDLIDPDTRDMLEGVMDIAEQRVRDIMIPRSQMITLKRNQPIEECLDVIIESAHSRFPIISEDKDHIEGILMAKDLLPFMRSESEPFSIDKVLRPVVVVPESKRVDRMLKEFRSQRYHMAIVVDEFGGVSGLVTIEDILELIVGEIEDEYDDEEDLDIRQLSRHTYTVRALAPIEDFNEVFETSFSDEEVDTIGGLVMQSFGHLPARGETIEIDGYSFKVAMADSRRIIQVHVKIPDDAPQPKLED, translated from the coding sequence ATGAGCGATGACCATCCACAAAACAGCGACAGCCCCAGTCCCAAGAAGGGCTTCTTCTCCCTTATGCTCAGCCAGCTTTTTCACGGTGAACCTAAAAACCGTGGCGATCTGCTGGAGCTCATTCGTGATTCCGAACAAAACGATCTGATCGATCCCGATACCCGTGACATGCTGGAAGGCGTGATGGATATCGCCGAGCAGCGCGTGCGCGATATCATGATCCCTCGTTCACAAATGATTACCCTCAAGCGCAATCAGCCTATCGAAGAGTGCCTCGACGTCATTATCGAGTCGGCCCACTCGCGCTTTCCGATAATCAGCGAGGATAAGGACCATATCGAAGGCATTCTGATGGCAAAAGATCTGCTGCCTTTCATGCGTTCGGAGTCAGAGCCCTTCAGCATCGACAAAGTGCTGAGACCCGTTGTGGTTGTTCCCGAAAGCAAGCGCGTTGACCGCATGCTGAAAGAATTTCGCTCGCAGCGTTACCACATGGCGATTGTGGTTGACGAATTCGGCGGTGTTTCCGGTCTGGTCACCATCGAAGATATTCTCGAGCTTATCGTTGGCGAAATTGAAGACGAGTACGATGACGAAGAAGATCTCGACATCCGCCAGCTAAGCCGCCATACCTATACCGTTCGTGCGCTGGCCCCTATCGAAGACTTCAACGAAGTGTTTGAAACCAGCTTCAGCGATGAAGAGGTCGACACCATCGGCGGTCTGGTCATGCAGTCCTTTGGGCATCTCCCTGCCCGCGGTGAAACTATCGAAATCGACGGTTACTCATTCAAAGTTGCCATGGCCGATAGTCGCCGTATCATTCAGGTTCACGTAAAAATCCCGGACGACGCGCCGCAACCGAAACTGGAAGATTAA
- the gltK gene encoding glutamate/aspartate ABC transporter permease GltK, with product MYEFDWSSIAPSLPYLLNGMVITLQITGIAIVFGILWGTLLAVMRLSSFKPVSWFARAYVNLFRAVPLVMVLLWFYLVVPTFLQKVLGLSPKTDIRLISAMVAFALFEAAYYSEIIRAGIQSIARGQASAALALGMTHWQSMQLIILPQAFRAMVPLLLTQAIVLFQDTSLVYVLSLADFFRTATNIGERDGTQVEMILFAGVVYFVISLSASLLVSYLKKRSHS from the coding sequence ATGTACGAATTTGACTGGAGCTCAATCGCTCCCAGCCTGCCCTATCTGCTCAACGGCATGGTGATTACCCTGCAAATAACCGGAATTGCGATTGTCTTCGGTATTCTGTGGGGCACGCTGCTGGCGGTCATGCGCCTGTCGTCGTTCAAGCCTGTTAGCTGGTTTGCCCGCGCCTACGTCAACCTGTTTCGCGCCGTACCGCTCGTCATGGTCTTGCTGTGGTTCTATCTGGTGGTGCCGACTTTCCTGCAAAAAGTGCTGGGTCTGTCACCGAAAACCGATATTCGCCTGATTTCGGCCATGGTGGCCTTTGCCCTGTTCGAAGCCGCCTATTATTCAGAAATCATTCGTGCCGGTATTCAGAGTATTGCACGTGGACAGGCTTCCGCCGCGCTGGCGCTCGGCATGACGCACTGGCAGTCGATGCAGCTTATCATCCTGCCGCAGGCCTTCCGCGCCATGGTGCCGCTGCTGCTGACACAGGCCATCGTCCTGTTCCAGGATACCTCGCTGGTTTATGTGCTGAGTCTGGCGGACTTCTTCCGTACCGCGACCAACATTGGCGAGCGTGACGGAACCCAGGTCGAGATGATCCTGTTTGCCGGTGTCGTTTATTTTGTTATCAGTCTCTCTGCCTCGCTGCTGGTGAGCTATTTGAAGAAAAGGTCTCATTCATGA
- a CDS encoding PhoH family protein, protein MAQRNSLNVVTQEILLEPEDNQRLLSLCGPFDDNIKQLERRLGIEINRRDNAFKLVGKALNVEAAANILRDLYVDTAPLRGETQEIDPEKIHLAVKESRVLEQSAESVPDYGKAVIIKTKRGMIKPRTPNQAQYIANVLDHDITFGIGPAGTGKTYLAVAAAVDALERQEVRRILLTRPAVEAGEKLGFLPGDLSQKVDPYLRPLYDALFEMLGFEKVEKLIERNVIEVAPLAYMRGRTLNDAFIILDESQNTSIEQMKMFLTRIGFNSKAVITGDVTQIDLPRHQKSGLRHAIEVLSGVEELSFNFFHSEDVVRHPVVARIVVAYEAWEEEDQKRRDETARQRKQDSQQYAVQPTPEQSNT, encoded by the coding sequence GTGGCCCAGAGGAATAGTTTGAACGTTGTAACACAAGAGATTTTGCTGGAGCCCGAAGACAATCAGCGTTTGCTGAGTCTTTGCGGGCCGTTTGATGACAACATCAAACAACTGGAGCGCCGGTTGGGCATCGAGATCAATCGTCGTGATAACGCCTTTAAACTGGTGGGCAAGGCCCTGAATGTCGAGGCTGCCGCAAACATCCTGCGCGACCTGTATGTCGATACCGCCCCGCTGCGTGGCGAAACGCAGGAAATCGACCCTGAAAAAATCCATCTGGCGGTCAAAGAGAGCCGGGTGCTCGAGCAATCGGCCGAAAGCGTGCCCGATTACGGCAAAGCGGTCATCATCAAGACCAAGCGCGGGATGATCAAACCCCGCACGCCCAATCAGGCGCAGTACATCGCCAACGTGCTCGACCACGATATCACGTTCGGCATCGGCCCTGCCGGTACCGGCAAGACCTATCTGGCCGTGGCAGCGGCCGTTGACGCCCTCGAGCGTCAGGAAGTGCGTCGTATTCTGCTGACGCGCCCTGCAGTCGAGGCAGGCGAGAAGCTTGGCTTCCTGCCGGGCGATCTAAGTCAGAAGGTAGACCCGTATTTACGTCCGCTGTATGACGCGCTGTTTGAAATGCTCGGCTTCGAAAAAGTCGAGAAACTGATTGAGCGCAACGTGATTGAAGTCGCTCCGCTGGCCTACATGCGCGGCCGCACACTCAACGACGCCTTTATCATTCTCGACGAGAGCCAGAATACCTCCATCGAGCAGATGAAAATGTTCCTGACGCGTATCGGCTTCAACTCCAAGGCCGTGATTACCGGCGACGTGACGCAAATCGACTTGCCGCGTCACCAGAAGTCCGGACTGCGTCACGCAATTGAAGTGCTGTCGGGCGTTGAAGAGCTGAGTTTCAACTTCTTCCACAGCGAAGACGTCGTGCGCCACCCCGTGGTTGCCCGCATTGTCGTCGCCTATGAAGCCTGGGAAGAAGAAGACCAGAAGCGCCGCGACGAAACCGCCAGACAGCGTAAGCAAGATTCACAGCAGTATGCTGTCCAACCCACCCCTGAACAGAGCAATACATGA
- the nagC gene encoding DNA-binding transcriptional regulator NagC, giving the protein MNTGGQAQIGNVDLVKQLNGAAVYRLIDQQGPISRIQIAELSQLAPASVTKISRQLLERGLIKEVDQQASTGGRRAISIVTETRAFQTVAVRLGRNDATLTLYDLSAKALCEQHYPLPERTQETLENALGLAITQFIELNQRKIRELIAISVILPGLVDPVKGVVRYMPHISVHNWRLVDVLETKFNVTCFVGHDIRSLALAEHYFGATRDCQDSILVRLHRGTGAGILVNGQIFLGSNGNVGEIGHIQVDPLGERCHCGNFGCLETIAANAAIENRVRNLLTQGYPSRLTVDDCSIGAICKAANKGDRLACEVIDYVGRHLGKSIAIAINLFNPQKVVIAGEITEADKVLLPALQSCINAQVLKDFRRNLPIVTSELNHRSAIGAFALVKRAMLNGVLLQRLLENSAQ; this is encoded by the coding sequence TTAAGCAGTTGAATGGCGCAGCCGTTTATCGCCTGATTGACCAGCAGGGTCCCATCTCGCGGATCCAGATTGCCGAACTCAGTCAACTTGCCCCCGCCAGTGTCACCAAAATCTCGCGACAGCTGCTGGAACGCGGCCTGATTAAAGAAGTTGATCAGCAGGCTTCGACCGGCGGCCGTCGCGCTATTTCCATTGTGACCGAAACCCGCGCCTTTCAGACCGTTGCCGTTCGTCTTGGCCGCAACGATGCCACCCTCACGCTGTATGATCTCAGCGCCAAAGCGCTGTGCGAGCAACATTATCCTCTGCCCGAACGCACGCAGGAGACGCTGGAAAACGCCCTCGGACTCGCCATCACCCAGTTTATCGAGCTTAATCAACGCAAGATCCGCGAGCTTATCGCTATTTCGGTGATCCTGCCCGGTCTGGTCGATCCGGTGAAAGGCGTCGTGCGCTACATGCCGCACATCAGCGTGCACAACTGGCGACTGGTCGACGTGCTTGAAACAAAATTCAACGTCACCTGTTTTGTCGGCCACGATATCCGCAGTCTGGCGCTTGCCGAGCACTATTTCGGTGCAACTCGCGACTGTCAGGACTCCATTTTGGTTCGTTTGCACCGCGGTACGGGCGCAGGCATTCTGGTGAACGGGCAGATTTTTCTGGGCAGCAACGGCAATGTCGGTGAAATCGGCCATATTCAGGTGGATCCCCTGGGCGAGCGCTGTCATTGCGGCAACTTTGGCTGTCTCGAAACCATCGCTGCCAACGCCGCAATCGAGAATCGGGTGCGCAACCTGCTGACACAGGGCTATCCGAGCAGGCTGACGGTCGATGACTGCTCCATCGGCGCTATCTGCAAGGCCGCCAACAAGGGCGATCGCCTTGCCTGTGAAGTGATTGACTACGTAGGGCGTCATCTTGGCAAAAGCATCGCCATTGCCATCAACCTGTTTAATCCGCAAAAAGTCGTGATTGCCGGTGAAATCACCGAAGCCGACAAAGTGCTGCTCCCTGCCCTGCAAAGCTGCATCAATGCGCAGGTGCTGAAAGATTTTCGCCGTAATCTGCCCATTGTGACCTCCGAGCTGAATCATCGTTCGGCAATCGGCGCGTTCGCGCTGGTAAAACGCGCCATGCTGAACGGCGTGCTGCTGCAACGTCTGCTGGAAAACTCGGCGCAATAA
- a CDS encoding amino acid ABC transporter ATP-binding protein, with amino-acid sequence MISLKNVSKWYGHFQVLTECSTEVKKGEVVVVCGPSGSGKSTLIKTVNGLEPIQKGEILVNGTPVNDKKTNLAQLRAKVGMVFQHFELFPHLSIVENLTLAQVKVLKRDKAAAKEKGLKLLERVGLSAHAHKFPGQLSGGQQQRVAIARALCMDPIAMLFDEPTSALDPEMINEVLDVMVELANEGMTMMVVTHEMGFARKVANRVIFMDEGKIVEDRNKDDFFNNPESDRARDFLAKILH; translated from the coding sequence ATGATTTCACTGAAAAATGTCTCAAAATGGTATGGTCACTTCCAGGTATTGACGGAATGCAGCACCGAGGTCAAGAAAGGTGAAGTTGTCGTGGTGTGTGGACCTTCGGGTTCCGGAAAGTCGACGTTGATTAAAACGGTCAACGGATTGGAGCCGATTCAGAAAGGCGAAATTCTGGTAAACGGCACGCCGGTCAACGATAAAAAGACCAATCTGGCGCAGTTGCGGGCCAAAGTCGGCATGGTCTTCCAGCATTTTGAACTGTTTCCGCACCTGTCGATTGTCGAGAACCTGACGCTGGCGCAGGTCAAGGTATTGAAGCGCGACAAGGCGGCGGCAAAAGAGAAAGGGCTGAAACTGCTGGAACGTGTCGGGCTGTCGGCGCATGCCCACAAATTCCCGGGGCAGCTTTCGGGCGGACAGCAGCAGCGTGTAGCGATTGCCCGCGCGCTGTGTATGGATCCTATCGCCATGCTGTTTGACGAACCAACCTCGGCGCTGGACCCAGAGATGATAAACGAAGTGCTGGACGTCATGGTGGAACTGGCTAACGAGGGCATGACCATGATGGTGGTCACGCACGAGATGGGCTTTGCGCGCAAAGTGGCGAACCGCGTTATCTTTATGGATGAGGGGAAAATTGTCGAAGACCGCAATAAAGACGATTTCTTCAATAATCCCGAGTCGGATCGCGCCCGCGACTTCCTGGCGAAAATCCTCCATTAA
- the holA gene encoding DNA polymerase III subunit delta, with protein MIRLYPEQLAAQLREGLRACYLLCGNDPLLLQESQDAVRQAANAHDFNEHFSFILDAHTEWDAIFSSCQALSLFATRQTLTLHFPENGPSAPMAEQLKTLVSLLHDDILLILRAGKLTKAQENGAWFKAISDRTVFVSCQTPEQAQLPRWVAKRAKSLSLELDDPANQLLCYCYEGNLLALGQSLERLALLYPDGKLTLPRVEEAVNDAAHFTPYHWLDALLAGKGKRAWHILRQLQQEDSEPVILLRTLQRELLMLLNLRRKMDTQPLRNLFDQYKVWQNRRALVTQALQRLSLQQLNQAVQMLTQMEIRLKQDYGQSVWPELESLSMLLCGKPLPPSFIDAGTL; from the coding sequence ATGATCCGTCTTTATCCTGAACAACTTGCCGCGCAGCTCCGAGAGGGGCTGCGCGCCTGTTATCTGCTATGTGGCAACGATCCCCTGCTGTTGCAGGAGAGCCAGGACGCCGTGCGTCAGGCCGCGAATGCCCACGATTTCAACGAACACTTCAGCTTTATTCTTGATGCCCATACCGAATGGGACGCCATATTCAGCAGCTGTCAGGCGCTCAGCCTGTTTGCCACACGCCAGACGCTGACCCTGCATTTTCCAGAAAACGGCCCCTCTGCGCCGATGGCCGAACAGCTTAAAACGCTGGTCAGCCTGCTGCATGACGATATTTTACTGATCCTGCGTGCCGGCAAACTGACCAAGGCGCAGGAAAATGGCGCCTGGTTCAAGGCCATCAGCGATCGCACCGTGTTTGTCTCCTGCCAGACGCCGGAACAGGCGCAGCTGCCGCGCTGGGTCGCCAAGCGCGCAAAAAGCCTTTCGCTGGAGCTCGATGACCCCGCCAATCAGTTGCTCTGCTATTGCTATGAAGGCAATCTGCTGGCGCTGGGGCAATCGCTCGAACGGCTTGCGCTGCTTTATCCCGACGGCAAACTCACCCTGCCCCGCGTGGAAGAAGCCGTAAACGATGCCGCGCACTTTACGCCGTATCACTGGCTCGACGCGTTGCTGGCCGGCAAAGGCAAACGTGCGTGGCACATCCTGCGCCAGTTGCAGCAGGAAGACAGCGAACCGGTGATTTTACTGCGGACCTTGCAGCGCGAACTGCTGATGCTGCTCAATCTGCGCCGCAAGATGGACACCCAGCCGCTGCGCAACCTGTTCGACCAGTACAAGGTATGGCAGAACCGCCGTGCGCTGGTAACTCAGGCGTTGCAGCGTCTGTCTCTGCAACAGCTTAATCAAGCGGTCCAGATGCTGACGCAGATGGAAATTCGCCTGAAACAGGACTATGGTCAATCGGTCTGGCCGGAACTGGAAAGCCTCTCCATGCTGCTGTGTGGAAAGCCGCTGCCGCCGAGCTTTATCGATGCAGGAACGCTGTAA
- the miaB gene encoding tRNA (N6-isopentenyl adenosine(37)-C2)-methylthiotransferase MiaB, whose product MLTIGAFCLTLFESWHVDEKKLHIKTWGCQMNEYDSSKMADLLNSTHGFELTENAEEADVLLLNTCSIREKAQEKVFHQLGRWKLLKRANPDIIIGVGGCVASQEGKLIRQRAHYVDIVFGPQTLHRLPEMINHVRGSKSPIVDVSFPEIEKFDRLPEPRADGPTAFVSIMEGCNKYCSFCVVPYTRGEEVSRPSDDVLFEVAQLAAQGVREVNLLGQNVNAYRGPGFDGEICTFAELLRLVASIDGIDRIRFTTSHPIEFTDDIIEVYKDTPELVSFLHLPIQSGSDRVLTMMKRAHTALEYKSTLRKIAKARPGITFSSDFIVGFPGETEEDFEQTMKLIADVNMDVSFSFIYSARPGTPAADMVDDVGEDEKKQRLYRLQDRITQQAMRISRGMIGTVQRILVEGTSRKDIMELTGRTENNRVVNFEGTPDMIGKFVDVEIVDVLTNSLRGIVVRTEAQMDLRLQESPQQIIARTRKENDLGVGLYQP is encoded by the coding sequence ATGTTAACTATAGGGGCATTTTGTTTAACGCTATTTGAGTCATGGCATGTCGATGAAAAAAAACTGCATATTAAAACCTGGGGCTGTCAGATGAATGAGTACGATTCATCGAAAATGGCCGATTTGCTTAACAGCACACACGGTTTCGAACTGACGGAAAATGCCGAAGAGGCCGACGTGCTGCTGCTCAATACCTGTTCCATTCGGGAAAAGGCGCAAGAGAAAGTGTTCCACCAGCTTGGTCGCTGGAAGTTACTCAAACGCGCTAACCCCGATATCATCATCGGCGTCGGCGGTTGTGTGGCGTCGCAGGAAGGCAAGCTTATCCGCCAGCGCGCGCACTATGTCGATATCGTGTTTGGTCCCCAGACACTGCACCGCCTGCCGGAAATGATCAATCACGTGCGCGGCAGCAAGAGCCCTATCGTTGACGTCAGTTTCCCCGAAATCGAAAAATTCGACCGCCTGCCTGAACCGCGCGCCGACGGCCCGACCGCTTTTGTGTCCATCATGGAAGGCTGCAACAAGTATTGCAGCTTCTGTGTGGTGCCCTACACGCGCGGCGAAGAGGTGAGCCGCCCGAGCGATGACGTCCTGTTTGAAGTGGCGCAGCTTGCCGCACAGGGCGTTCGCGAGGTGAATCTGCTGGGTCAAAACGTAAATGCCTACCGCGGGCCCGGTTTCGACGGCGAAATCTGCACCTTTGCCGAGCTGCTGCGTCTGGTCGCCAGCATTGACGGCATCGACCGTATTCGCTTCACCACCAGCCACCCTATCGAATTCACCGATGACATCATCGAGGTCTATAAAGATACGCCGGAGCTGGTGAGCTTCCTGCATTTGCCGATTCAGAGCGGATCCGACCGCGTACTGACCATGATGAAACGGGCGCATACGGCGCTGGAATACAAATCGACCCTGCGTAAAATCGCCAAAGCGCGTCCGGGCATTACCTTTAGCTCCGACTTTATCGTTGGCTTCCCCGGTGAAACCGAAGAAGATTTCGAGCAGACGATGAAACTGATTGCCGACGTCAACATGGATGTCAGCTTCAGCTTTATTTATTCGGCGCGTCCGGGCACACCGGCGGCAGACATGGTCGACGACGTCGGCGAAGACGAGAAAAAACAGCGCCTGTACCGCTTGCAGGACCGCATTACACAGCAGGCAATGCGCATCAGCCGCGGCATGATTGGCACCGTACAGCGCATTCTGGTTGAAGGCACCTCGCGCAAGGACATCATGGAGTTGACCGGCCGCACCGAAAACAACCGCGTGGTGAACTTTGAAGGCACCCCCGACATGATTGGCAAGTTCGTTGATGTCGAGATTGTCGATGTCCTGACCAACTCGCTGCGCGGCATTGTGGTGCGCACCGAAGCCCAGATGGATCTCCGCCTGCAGGAATCTCCGCAGCAAATCATTGCCCGCACCCGCAAGGAAAACGATCTCGGCGTTGGGCTTTATCAGCCATAA
- a CDS encoding amino acid ABC transporter permease, whose translation MSSGWNWGIFLEQAPFGNTTYLGWIWSGFQVTVALSLCAWVIAFFIGSIFGILRTVPNRFLSALGTCYVELFRNVPLIVQFFIWYLVVPELLPENIGMWFKQELDPNVQFFVSSMVCLGLFTAARVCEQVRAAIQSLPRGQQAAGLAMGLTLPQTYRYVLLPNAYRVIVPPLTSEMLNLVKNSAIASTIGLVDMAAQAGKLLDYSAHAYESFAAITLAYVLINAVIMLIMQQVERKIRLPGNMGSK comes from the coding sequence ATGTCTTCAGGCTGGAATTGGGGCATTTTTCTCGAGCAGGCTCCCTTTGGTAACACGACTTACCTGGGCTGGATCTGGTCGGGTTTCCAGGTTACCGTCGCGCTGTCGCTTTGTGCCTGGGTTATCGCGTTTTTCATCGGCTCGATTTTCGGTATTTTGCGCACCGTTCCCAATCGTTTCCTTTCCGCGCTCGGCACCTGTTACGTGGAGTTGTTCCGTAACGTTCCGCTGATCGTGCAATTCTTTATCTGGTATCTGGTGGTGCCTGAACTGCTGCCCGAAAATATCGGCATGTGGTTCAAGCAGGAACTGGATCCCAACGTGCAGTTCTTTGTTTCATCCATGGTCTGTCTTGGCCTGTTTACCGCCGCCCGTGTGTGCGAGCAGGTTCGCGCCGCGATCCAGTCGCTGCCACGCGGCCAGCAGGCGGCAGGTTTGGCGATGGGACTGACGCTGCCCCAGACCTATCGCTACGTGCTGCTGCCAAACGCCTATCGCGTGATTGTGCCGCCGCTGACGTCGGAAATGCTTAACCTGGTCAAGAACTCGGCCATCGCGTCGACCATCGGTCTGGTGGATATGGCCGCGCAGGCCGGCAAGTTGCTGGATTACTCGGCGCATGCCTACGAGTCTTTTGCCGCCATTACGCTGGCCTATGTCCTCATCAACGCGGTCATTATGCTGATCATGCAGCAGGTCGAACGCAAGATCCGCCTGCCGGGCAATATGGGGAGTAAATAA
- the ybeY gene encoding rRNA maturation RNase YbeY, giving the protein MSHQVILDLQIASESSEGLPAESDFQQWLEAVLPQFQEESEVTIRIVDEAESQELNLTYRGKDKSTNVLSFPFEAPPGMELPLLGDLVICRQVVEKEALEQNKALNAHWAHMVVHGSLHLLGYDHIVEEEAEEMEAIEIEIMQSLGHPDPYLLQDE; this is encoded by the coding sequence ATGAGTCATCAGGTTATTCTAGATTTACAGATTGCCAGCGAAAGCAGCGAAGGCTTGCCGGCAGAAAGCGACTTCCAGCAGTGGCTGGAAGCCGTTCTTCCCCAGTTTCAGGAAGAGTCGGAAGTCACCATCCGCATCGTCGACGAAGCGGAAAGCCAGGAGTTGAACCTGACTTACCGTGGCAAGGACAAATCCACCAATGTGCTATCATTCCCGTTCGAAGCACCGCCGGGTATGGAGCTGCCGCTGCTTGGCGATTTGGTGATTTGCCGCCAGGTTGTCGAAAAGGAAGCGCTGGAGCAAAACAAGGCGCTAAATGCGCATTGGGCACATATGGTTGTTCACGGCAGTCTGCATCTGCTAGGGTATGATCATATCGTCGAGGAAGAAGCCGAAGAAATGGAAGCCATCGAGATTGAAATCATGCAATCTCTCGGCCATCCAGACCCGTATTTGCTGCAGGACGAGTAG
- the lptE gene encoding LPS assembly lipoprotein LptE: MPQRILMLLLGALVLITSGCGFHLRGTTNVPEELKTITLNSYDPYGPLTREIRNQLKLSDVKVVPATATNKKSLPELRIVNSTQGEATASIFQDGKTAEYQLAMTVQAQVMMPGKDIYPISVTVFRSFFDNPLAALAKDAEQEIIQKEMREQAAQQLIRKLLAVHASELTKKEQVTGTPEIISSGTAPAASLTDK; encoded by the coding sequence GTGCCACAGCGTATTTTGATGCTGTTGTTAGGCGCTCTGGTGCTTATTACGTCGGGCTGTGGTTTCCACCTTCGCGGCACGACCAACGTGCCGGAAGAGCTGAAGACCATTACGCTCAACAGTTATGACCCTTACGGTCCGCTCACGCGCGAGATCCGTAACCAGTTGAAACTGAGTGACGTGAAGGTAGTACCAGCTACCGCAACCAACAAGAAAAGCCTGCCTGAGCTGCGCATAGTCAACTCGACGCAGGGTGAAGCGACGGCCTCCATCTTCCAGGATGGTAAAACCGCCGAGTATCAGTTGGCGATGACCGTTCAGGCGCAGGTGATGATGCCGGGTAAAGATATTTATCCGATATCCGTTACCGTGTTCCGCTCCTTCTTCGATAACCCGCTCGCGGCGTTGGCCAAAGACGCCGAGCAGGAGATAATCCAGAAAGAGATGCGCGAACAGGCCGCTCAGCAATTGATTCGTAAACTTCTGGCGGTTCACGCCTCGGAGCTGACGAAGAAAGAGCAAGTGACCGGCACGCCTGAAATTATCAGCTCCGGAACCGCTCCTGCGGCCAGCCTTACTGATAAATGA
- the nadD gene encoding nicotinate-nucleotide adenylyltransferase translates to MTSSTKDENTLMALFGGTFDPVHFGHLRPVEQLAHEIDLEKVILLPNNVPPHRPQPEATAAQRLKMAQLAIEGNPLFSVDSRELQRDTPSYTIETLETLRKERGNRQPLAFIIGQDSLLTLYKWHRWEALLDVCHLVVLGRPGYARELTTPELQRWYEAHKREDARQLREHPHGFIYQANTPLLDISATEIRTRRHEGRDCSDLLPSAVERYIDSQGLYVANPLSRE, encoded by the coding sequence ATGACCTCGTCCACAAAAGATGAAAACACGTTGATGGCGCTGTTTGGCGGCACCTTTGATCCTGTCCATTTTGGTCATCTGCGCCCCGTCGAACAGCTTGCGCATGAGATAGACCTCGAGAAAGTCATTCTGCTGCCAAACAACGTGCCGCCGCACCGCCCCCAACCCGAGGCGACAGCGGCCCAGCGGCTGAAAATGGCGCAGCTGGCAATCGAAGGTAACCCGTTGTTTTCAGTGGATTCCCGCGAGCTGCAACGGGATACGCCCTCCTATACCATCGAGACTCTTGAAACGTTACGTAAAGAACGTGGCAATAGGCAGCCATTGGCGTTTATCATTGGTCAGGATTCATTACTGACGCTTTACAAATGGCACCGCTGGGAGGCATTGCTCGACGTGTGTCATCTGGTGGTTCTGGGGCGACCGGGCTATGCCCGCGAGTTGACGACCCCCGAATTGCAGCGTTGGTATGAGGCGCACAAGCGGGAAGATGCCCGTCAGCTCAGGGAACACCCTCACGGCTTTATTTATCAGGCCAATACGCCGCTGCTGGACATCTCCGCCACCGAGATCCGCACGCGTCGTCACGAGGGCCGCGATTGCTCTGACTTACTTCCCTCCGCCGTTGAGCGCTATATCGACTCTCAGGGGCTCTACGTCGCGAATCCTTTATCTCGCGAATAG
- a CDS encoding zinc ribbon-containing protein, giving the protein MSDVEQDYRQLMVSLTERLRGGERDIDLLVSDARVTLQNEGKLSPVEVDRLTWSARRDLQEFARIYGEYAPARRTFSQPAAAQPAVQPVTEENDEEDSVFMRVIKESLWRELADITDKTQLEWKEVFKDVNHHGIYHSGEVVGLGDLVCEKCHFHLAVYTPEVLTKCPECGHDEFSRRPFKP; this is encoded by the coding sequence ATGAGTGATGTAGAACAGGACTATCGCCAGTTGATGGTGTCATTGACGGAGCGTCTGCGCGGCGGTGAACGCGATATCGACCTGCTGGTCAGTGATGCGCGGGTGACATTGCAAAACGAAGGCAAGCTCTCGCCGGTGGAGGTTGACCGCCTGACCTGGTCTGCGCGTCGCGATTTACAGGAATTCGCCCGCATCTATGGCGAGTACGCGCCCGCGCGCCGAACCTTTTCGCAACCTGCGGCTGCACAGCCTGCCGTGCAGCCGGTTACCGAAGAAAACGACGAAGAGGACAGCGTCTTTATGCGCGTCATCAAGGAAAGCCTGTGGCGCGAACTGGCGGATATCACCGATAAAACGCAGCTGGAGTGGAAAGAGGTGTTCAAGGATGTCAATCACCACGGCATTTACCACAGCGGGGAGGTGGTCGGGTTGGGGGATTTAGTCTGCGAAAAGTGCCACTTCCATCTGGCCGTTTACACACCCGAGGTGCTGACCAAATGCCCTGAATGCGGGCATGACGAATTCTCCCGCAGGCCTTTCAAGCCTTGA